GCGGCAGATCCGTCTCATGGTGTTTGGAACGCGCTCAAATCCTAGCGGCTGCAGCAAGGCGAAATCCCTTTAAGGAGACGGCTTTTCCAAGTCATTTGATCTCCATGCAGCTGCTCATCAAATTACTTCTTCAATACCAGGACCATCTATCAGACCTTGATAAATCGATAGAGACCCTGGCTGAAGAGTTACTTGAATATGATTTAATCCAATCGATACCCGGTATCGGCACGAAAATTGCTGCAACAATTTTGGCTGAGATTGGAGAAATCGATCGGTTCGATCATGCAAAGAAGCTGGTGGCCTTTGCTGGTGTTGATCCCAGTGTATTTGCTTCAGGTAAGTTTGTGGCAACCCAAAATCGAATCACGAAACATGGCTCGAGAAGGCTTCGTACAGCCCTGTATCAAGCTGTGCGCTGTGGTATTCGTAGTAATAGAAACAAGAAATTAAGAGCTTACTACGATAAAAAGCGTGCTGAAGGAAAGCTGTTCAAAGTAGCGGTAATTGCTTGTGTAAACAAACTCATCCACTGGATTTTTGCCATCTTGACTTCAAAAGAAGCATTTCGTCTAGAATGAGCAGCATGAAATAGAAAAAGATGAAATATATTCCTGTGCCGAAGGGGACGGTTATTTGTCATATCTTTTTTTAAGTATACCACTTCAGGAATCGGCCATTAATAATTAAATATTGACAAGCTATTAGCTGGAATAGTTGAATAGCGGCAGATTTCTAAAAGGGATCTGCCGCTATTATATGCTAAAAAAATCGTCGATACATTTCTCTCCTGCGTTCGCCACGAAGTTGTGCGTATATTTGCGTGGTTGAGGCTTTCTCATGACCCAACATACCTTGGATGAAATCCAAGGGAGCACCGTTATCAAGGAGTTGGCAAGCATAGGTATGTCGAAAGCGATGCGGATAAACATTCGTTTCAATCTCTCCTCGATCTGCAAGCCGTTTTAATGCCCACCTTATTGTAGGAATAGCCATGCGTTTAGTTGGGTTGGTATCCGTTACGAATAAGGCTTTACAGGTATCTCCACGACTGGTCAGGTACTTCCTTAACCATACTTTGCACTCTATCGTAAAGTACACTTCTCTCTGCTTGGAGCCCTTACCGTTTACGACTATAGAGCAGTTTTCCCAGTTGAGATCCTCGATGTTTATCCTCTCTACTTCCCCGACTCGACAGCCAGTACAATAGAGAAGCTCAAGCAGCGCTCTTTCTCTTAATGATTGGCAGGAGATCTTAAGATGAATAACATCTTCCTCGACTAAAAACTTAGGAATTCGCTTGTCCAATTTGGGTTCTCTTAGTTTTAAAGAAGGATTTGAAGTCAGGTAAGTCTCTTCATACGCATAGCGAAATAGGGATCGGACGAAACGAATTCGATGCCCTAGGCTGCTTGGCTTCAAACGTTCTGCTTGTTTCGCCAAATATTGCTTCAGCATTGGCAATGTAATCTCCGCTATCTCGGGATCACCTAGTTCCGTCATTAGCATTTTGTTTTGGAGGACGTAGGCGTTCAATGTTCTCGGACTATATCCTTGAATTCGTTTATCAGCCTCATATAGATGCCACAACTCACTTAACTTCATAATAAAACCTCCCCTTAGAAGCTATTACAACTAGGTTTGCTTCTAAAGAGAGGTTTTAATCTTCTAACCTGCTTGAGCTAGCGTGTCCCGTTAGCGCAATGAGTCTGCGAGATCAAAATGATGCTGGATGGAAGATTTTAGGTGGATGTATTCATAGAAAAATGGTACATTATTTTGGGATCAATAGCGCAGCCTGTTCGTGATCGATATGCGTTATTGGGATAACGCGCAAGTCGGGATATACGTATAAACTCATATTATTTATATTGGGGGATGGCACCGGTATGGACAAGAATTCTGGTTACAGAACAAACGTTATAGGCGCTGGCGAGGTTGGCGTCGCTTTCTCGGTCGACATGGACAAGAATGTTATTCATGAAACAAACAGCTTATTTTGGGATACAAAAGGAAATGATATTTTAGGAGCAACCGCACTTCCTTTATATGGAGCATTTGTCTCAGAAGAAAAATGCCAACTTTTTGGCGATGTTTCAGGAAAAAAGATGCTGGAGATAGGCTGTGGAAGCGGTCAATCTTTGCAATATCACGGGGAACGCAAAGCATCTGAACTATGGGGTATGGATCTATCAGAAAACCAAATCGAAAAGACAAGGCAATATTTGACAGCGTGCGGTCTTTCAGCAAAATTAATCTGTTCTCCCATGGAAGAAAAATGTGGCATACCAGAGGATTATTTTGACTTCGTTTATTCGATTTATGCCATAGGCTGGACCACCGACCTTGAGGGTACTTTTTGCAGGATTGCTTCTTACCTAAAAAAAGACGGCGTATTTATTTTCAGTTGGTCTCACCCTATACACAAATGTGTTGTTGCAGAAAATGATATGCTTGTTTTTAAAAAATGTTATTTCGATGAATCTTGGTATTCGGTATCTCTTGACGAAAGTACGCTAACACTATCGGACCGTAAACTATCAACTTATGTGAATGCGCTCTCAAAAGCGGGTTTTGTCATTGAAGAAATGATTGAGCAATCTGATGATGAAATTATGCAATCGCGAGACGATAACGACGATTTTGCAATAAAAGCAAAGATGCTTCCTGTAACTTTTGTAATCAAAGCAAGAAAACTATAGTAATCAGATAGGTTAATCATGACTAGCAAATTATTAATATATCGCCATTCAAATTCAACATTTCCCATAGTTCTATCTCATCTTGATTTGAGCATCCAATCGAGATATCATAAAGCTCATTGATTTTCTTAATAACCATTAGTAGAAGGTAGTTGAAGATAACTGCCTTTTTATTAATGTTTCTCCTTTTTCAGCACTATACAATCGTATTACTGATAATTTTGAAGAAACCATGGTCAAGACCCTTCAAACGAATACAAAAAAGCCGCCACTATGGCGACTTCTTATGTGTGTATGTTCTTGTCCTCTGACAGTTGTCATATTCAAAATCCCGTGTAGCATCAACTAGCGTTATTTAATGAATTTTTTTCTCTTAAATCTTCGAAATTCCTCTTATCCAATTTATAATCATCTTCCTTTATGAGACCAGCTTTATATTGAGCATCTAAAAACCGTAGCTCTTCACTCCAAATTTTGTCGCTCAACTGAAAGTGTTTTTCACACTGCTCTGCTGTTAAGTCATCCAGAATTTTCGGTTCTTTATTTGGATCTTTTGTATTATCAACGAGAATTCCATAATCTAGTTCTAATTTCTCTAATTGTTTATGCAGTTCGTCTAATTGGTTTCTTTGTTTCATTAGCGAATCCACTTTTGTGCTTGTAATACTTGGATTAATTGATTTGAGATACGTTAGCTCCTCTTTGGAGAATTCAGGTTTTGTACTTGTATTTGCAAATGTATAAGTTGAAAATCCCATTGCCATAACGATAGCTAGTGTTGTGATGGTCACTTTTTTCATATTACTCAATTCCTTCCATTGTTTGATATCAGAGTTTGCTATGAATCCAATAATTTTCAGTAAGTCTACTCCAACGATTTTATCAGTTCCGTAAATCTTTTTTCGATTTCATCCAATTCAAATGAACTACATATTCTACCGTTCTCTTTATCTAGCATTCTATAATGTTGAAAAAGAACATTTTGTTGTATTTTATAACCATTTAACTCTCTTATTTGTCGCCACCATACTTTCCCTCCTAGAGTCTTGGGGGGACTATTAGTGTAATGTGTAAAAGCGACTGTCTTGATAATTTCGTTAACATCATCCCCAAACGTCATCTGGATAATCTCGCTATGTTCAAAAAGCGTTGCGACACAAACTGCACCTGCCCATGTGAGGGTGCTTCTACCTTTTTCGATTTCTACTAATGTTTTCTTTGATAAACCGATAATTTCAGACATTTTGTCCTGTGATAAATCGTTTTCAATACGGATGAGCTTTATTTTAGCATTTACCAGTTTAATAAACTCTTTTTTATCCAAATAATCTCCTCCCTCTTGTTGTAGTGTAATAATACACCTATATGGAGATTTAGTCAATAATAGTGTAATAGTTCTGTGTCATATTTCAATTTATTGCATCAATTGTTTCACTATGTATCATGTTATTGCCTATTATGGTGTTATCTATTTTAATAGCTCTTACAGTTTGGGATTGGTGATCCATACCGACAAGATATGAAGTCAATAGTTTACCAATGAAACTATACTGACCCCAATAATAGAAACAGCGCAGCCTTGGATGGGAAAAAAAATCCTAGACTGCCACTGTTTTATTGAGCTATCTTGCAACGCTTTGATCTACCTCATACAAGGTCGTACTCAGTGCCTGAATAAATGGCGTACATTCCCCTGTCGTATAAAGCAAAAGCCGATGCATTGCGCACGTACATGCAGTATAAAAGAGCTTACGTTCGCTTTCCCGATTGTATACTTGATGGAGTCTTACCGTTGTGAACTTCAATTTAACAGCTCATCTAGGGAGTTCGTCAGGAAAATGCGGATTTACAACGTTAAGGAAATTCCAAGTTAAAAAGCCTTATCAGATTCTAAAATCATATTTCTCTCTATAACCACTCTACCTCATAACAGCCAATAGCTTTATTGTGTTATATAACTGGCGCGACGGAAGTTACTTACGATACAACTCCTACAGAAATACTTATAAAACCAAAAACACCAGTTCATTCTGGTTGATCCTTTTTTTCATTGTTCAAAGAACGTATAGTTTTAGACTGCCTTTGCTTTATTGAACTAACGTGTCCCGTTAGCTTGAATATATTCATTGAATTATTCATCCTTTTCTGTGAGGAAAAAGGACTTTCTAACAAAAAACGTATAAATTAATACAATTACTGACCAACTGACATTCCCTATGAATGGTTGTTGATTATGCGATGATAATAGATTATAACTTATTAAACCGAATCCAAATGAGTAAATAATCATTAACCAAAATCCCCATTTTTTTAAACCCATATAACCATAGATGAGGATAAGGGAAGCAACAGCCAATATAACCCTAAATAATTGTTCTGGAAAGTTTGGTAAACCAAACCTATAGGCTATGCCAAATTCATCTGCATCTGCATTAAAGAATATTGCTGTGAAAATTAATACTAATGCACCAATTATGTAAAAACAACTAATTAAAGTCACTCCTAAAGGTCTTTTCACTTTTTTACCTCCTCTACTCAGATTTCATTTCATTTAAGCCCTTATTCCGCAATCCTGCCCTTTCGTATTATGAGATCAACCAGTTCTTTCTGGTTGATCCTTTTTTCATTTGCATAGAGGATTAAGGTAGCCTGGTCGAACGTACCTGCCCGTGGGACTTGATCCCGAGAGCTATAATGTTCACCCCTACTTGTCATGACCATGATTGAGGCTGGTTGGGACGTAAGATCCCGTATAACAAGCGATGCTATGGAGCGACAAGAAGAACCTTAGGGGATGCCGGTGAATCTAAACTTATAGGGAGAGATAAAATGAATCCAGTTATCGGTCTAGATATTTCTAAAGAAGAAAGCCATGGACAAGCCTTTCTAGAGCGCGGAAAGCCATTCCAAGGGACATTCCACTTCGAGCACACTCGAGATGGTTTAGCAAATCTACTTCAAGTTTTATCAGAAGTTGAATTTGCATCTAAACAACGCCCTTTGCTTATTCTAGAAGCAACCGGTCATTATCAAAGTCCCATTGTTCAGTTCCTAGAGGAACATCAATATATTTATATTGTTATTAATCCGCTCATCTCAAATCGGCTTAGGAAGTCACAACTTCGTAAAGTAAAGACGGATGCTGCTGACGCTTACCTATTGGGAGAGCTGTACTACAAAGAAGAGTTTGAACCTTATAAAAAAGAGGTGTGCAACTTCTCAATCTGCGCTATCTTACAAGACAATATGAATCTCTTTCAAAGATGTGTGTACAGACTAAACTACAATTCCAAGCTGTTTTAGATCAGGTTTTCCCTGCATACAAAGGTGTCTTTGGAGCTATGTATTCCGGTATTTCATTACGGTTTTTAAGTGAATTTCCAACCGCCTATTCAGTATTGCAGACGGATGAAAACACACTCAAATCTAAGATGAAAGAACTACTTTCTTCAAAACGGGGGCGTTCAGAGGACTGGATTAACCAACGGGTGCAACGGCCGCTAGATGCGGCAAAACAAAACCTATTTCAGCAAACCATGTATGCAAGCCACTTAATCAATTTGAAAGTCCTTATTACCCTCATTCTTCAGTACCAAGAGCATCTTACTGGATTGGAACAGAACATAGAGCGATGCTTTTCTCTCCGCCTGTTCAATTATTGCAGTATTTCTGCTTTGTTAGTTATACGCCTTTTCCTTGCGTGAAGTAAAAAACAAACGGCACGGGGCTTTCCCATGCCGTTTTGAATTCCATTTTTATTCCCGTTCTTACCTTTGAGCTTAACTTAATGACATTGCCTGTTTGGGTGTCCTTATTGTTTTTCTAAGTTTTGCTTGCTAAGCGACTCTATTCAGCATCATTCTGCTCTTCCAGCCATCTCAAAATCGCTTGGTTTGTTTCTTCCGGCTTTTCTTGCTGGATCCAATGACCGCAATCCAGATTGACCACTTCCGCATTAGGCACGAACTTTGTCAGGTTTTCAGACCTCTGGACCGTATCCCGGTCACCATAGATCATGAGGGTCGGCTGTACCATAAAAATGAAGGGGGTTGCGATTTTGGATGAGCTGTTTCATCCCTTCTTCATTTAGCGATTTGATTTATGCCTCGCATTTAAAACGTTCTGACTTTTGATGAGAATTAAACCCTAAATGATTGAGAAATACAGTAGCTCCTCTCTCCTAAAGATCAGGGAAACAATAGACCCAGATTTATGCAGTACCAAAAATCCTTTTAACGATTCTTTTGTTATTTATATTTCCTTATTCTGTAATATTTTTTTTGCAATGTTGAAATTTTAGCCCTTCTTCAGATGAAGCGATCAATATTCCAAGCCTTCTTAATCGTGTTTCTTCTTTCTTGGCGCTCATTACCCACCAGATAGAATCTCTTTTATAGGATGGTGATAAATTAGTGAAGAATAGCCAGGCTGTTTGATTTGCCTTGATTTGTTCTTCATATTCTTTGGCAAGTTCCACGTTTCTTTGTTCAGAGGAATAGCCTTGTGCATCGGTTCTGTTGTTAAAGACGTGCATTCCTTCTGGTCTCATCTTTCCAAGCTGTATTAGTGCTTTTACCTTCTTTACGTTCACAGCACTCCATACACTATTTACTTTGCGCGGAGTAAAGCGAATCTTATAGCTTTGTTTATCAATGGTTTTTCGTATACCGTCAATCCACCCAAAACAAAGAGCGGCATCTACTGATGCAGACCAAGTAAGGCTTGCACGCCCTGTACTTATCCCAAAATAGCCCACCCAAATTTCACTAGCTTCAGCATGATGTTCTTCTAACCAATCGTTAAACTCTTCTTGGTTGTTGAAAAAAACTACATCTCCCATTGTTCCAGCCATTTTAAAATCGCTTGGTTTGTTTCTTCCGGCTTTTCTTCCTGGATCCAATGACCGCAATTCAGATTGACCACTTCCACATTGGGCACGAACTTCGTTAGTTTTTCAAACTTCGGGATCACATCCCGGTCGCCATAGATCATAAGTGCAGGCTGTTGGATGATTGGGTTCACGTCCGCCAATAAGCGCCAGTTGCGGTCAAGGTTCCTGTACCAATTTATACTTGCCGTGAAGCCTGATGATTTGAAGGCGGAGACGAAAACGGCCAGTTCGCTGTCGCTCATTATGGGTTCGCCGAGTGGTGTTTCTGCTCTGGCAAGATTAATCATCGCCATACCTGGCTGAGGCGCTCTGGGTGGCTCGTTCTTCCGGTAAATGTTGCGAAGGAACTGGAATGTATTTTCTTCTAATACGGCGTCTGCGATACCCGGCTGTCGATTGAAGTGGACAAAATAGTAGTCGCCGCCAAGTATTTCTTCCATGAACTCGATCCAGGGTCTTTCTCCGCGCTCTTGGTAAGGCATGCTCAGATTTATCACTTTATTTACACGGTTTGGATGCAATAAGGTCAGCCACCAAACGATCATTGCACCCCAATCATGACCGACAAAGGTGGCATCTTCGTATTCGTAGTGATCGAGAAGTGCGATGAGATCACCCGACAAGTGTTCAATGTCATAGTCTGTTACTACGCTCGGACGGGATGAGTTGCCATAACCCCGCTGGTTTGGGACGATGACATGGTAGCCCGCTGCGACAAGGGCGGGCACCTGATGGCGCCAAGAAAAGGCATGCTCTGGCCAGCCATGACAGAGTACAATAGGTTTTCCTAAATTTTGTCGGCCTGCTTCAAAGACTTCGAGTTCCACACCGTTGACTGAAATAAGGGTGGGCTTGGGAAAATCGGTTGGATTAAACATTGCAATTCCTCCTTCTTGTGATACATGTAGTATAATGGACAAAAGGTGACATCTTAGTGTCACCATTTTGAAATCATGTAGAAAAAAAGAGGGCAATTATGGACAAAGTGGAGAGACTCATTTCGATTATCATGATATTGCTGAGAAAAGAGATTATATCTACAAAGGAATTCTCACAACTATTCAATGTTTCCAAAAGAACGATCCTTCGCGATATGGAAACACTGAGCTTATCGAACATCCCGATCTACTCTATCAATGGGGTCAAAGGCGGGTACGGCATAATGGATGAATACAAGGTGGATAAACGCCTTTTAAGCAGCTCCGATTTACAGAATATATTAGCTGCGCTCGGCGGATTGGAACAAATCCTCCTTACTGAAGAAGTTGAAAGAACGATAAAAAAAATAGAGGCAATGGTTAGTCCTTTGTCTCTGAATCGTTCCATTCAACTGTCGTTTTATGAATGGGAAGGTCGGTCCGAGATTCTTGAAACCTTAAAGACATGTCAAACATCCATTTTAAAGAAAAGGCTGGTTTCGTTTGATTATACAGATAAAGACGGGGCTGTAACGAATAGAATGATCGAGCCCTATGAGCTGCATTTTAGGGAATCAAGTTGGTACTTGAAAGGATTCTGTTTACATCGACAGGGATATCGAACTTTCAAGTTATCTCGGATCGATCATATTACTATGGATGAACGCGCGTTTCATCCTAGAGACGATTGGTCAGAGCAAGTACACGAAGCAAATTATCTACCTGAATTCGTCACGATTAAGGCATGGATATCGCCTAGCATAAAAGATCAAATCATCGAAAGGTATGGTCGAAGAAGTATTGAAGACCATAGTTCTGGATTTTTATTAGCAACCATTTATGTCCCACAAAATCGTATGGGATTTCAACTTTTAGCAAGCTTCGGCACTCATCTAAAAGTTGTAGAGCCCAAAACCTATGTTGAAGACTTTCGAAATTATTTATATCAAATGATGGAGAACTATTCCTGATAGATTTAGCATTAAAGCTTCAACCTTCAACTCAACTTTTCGCCGTCACTTATGGTAAGGTTCCCCGCGTTTGATCTTTAACTCTCCTGCCCGTTCGTATTATGAGATCAACCAGTTCTTTCTGGTTGATCCTTTTTTCATTTGCATAGAGGATTAAAGTAGCCTGGTCGAACGTACCTGCCCGTGGGACTTGATCCCGAGAGCTATAATGTTCACCCCTACTTGTCATGACCATGATTGAGGCTGGTTGGGACGTAAGATCCCGTATAACAAGCGATGCTATGGAGCGACAAGAAGATCAACCTTAGGGGATGCCGGTGAATCTACACTTACAAGGGGAGATGAAATGAATCCAGTTATCGGTCTAGATATTTCTAAAGAAGAAAGCCATGGACAAGCCTTTCTAGAGCGCGAAAAGCCATTCCAAGGGATATTCCACTTCGAGCACACTCGAGATGGTTTAGCAAATTTCCTTCAAGTTTTAACAGAAGTTGAATTTGCATCTCAACAACGTCCTTTGCTTATTCTAGAAGCAACCGGTCATTATCAAAGTCCCGTTGTTCAGTTCCTAGAGGAACATCATTATATTTATATTGTTATTAATCCGCTCATCTCAAATCGGCTTAGGAAGTCTCAACTTCGTAAAGTAAAGACGGATGCTGCTGACGCTTACCTATTGGGAGAGCTGTACTACAAAGAAGAATTTGAACCGTTTAAGAAAAGAGGTGTGCAACTTCTCAATCTGCGCTATCTTACAAGACAATATGAGTCTCTCTTTCAAAGATGTGTGTACAGACTAAACTACAATTCCAAGCTGTTTTAGATCAGGTTTTCCCTGCTTACAAAGGTGTCTTTGGAGCTATGTATTCCGGTATTTCATTACAGTTTTTAAGTGAATTCCCAACCTCATATTCAGTATTACAGACGGATGAAAACACACTCAAATCTAAGATGAAAGAACTGCTTTCTTCAAAACGGGGGCGTTCAGAGGACTGGATTAACCAACGGGTGCAACGGCTGCTAGTTGCGGCAAAACAAAACCCATTTCAGCAAACATGTATGCAAGCCACTTAATCAATTTGAAAGTCCTTATTACCCTCATTCTTCAGTACCAAGAGCATCTTACTGGATTGGAACAGAACATAGATGCTCTGGCTGAAGACATTGAAGAATATGAATTAATTCAGTCGATTTCTGGTATTGGGCATAAAATTGCGGCAACAATTTTATCTGAAATTGGAGAAGTCGACCGATTTGATCATCCTAAAAAGCTAGTCGCCTTTGCAGGCATTGATCCAAGTGTCTTTGCTTCAGGTAAGTTTACAGCAACTCGAAATCGAATCACGAAACGTGGTTCCAGGCAGTTGCGTTACGCGCTGGTTTTGGCTGTCCAATGCGGATTAATTCGCGCTCGTAATATACGAATCAAAGAATTCTACAATCGTAAGAGAGCCAAAGGAAAACCACATAAAGTGGCTCTAGTCGCATGTGCCAATAAATTGGTGCATTGGCTATATGCCATCATGAAAAACAAAAAAACATTCCGGATTGCTTAATACGAAACCAATGGTATAACCTTCCAAATACAATACAATTGGGGGGTTATTTGGCTTACCTACTTTTAAATATAACATATGATTGGGCTTTACTTTACTGGTAATCTTGACAAGCTATTAGCTGGTATAGTTGAATGAAGGTAGCGGATCGCATTGACTGACGAGCTGCCTTATCGTGTTTATTGAGCTAGCGTGTCCCGTTAGCTTAGCGAAGTTCACACCACCATGTCCAAGTATTTCTTTAAGTCATCTTTGGCGTGTGAATTACTAGTCCAAGCTCCTAAATTCCAACTCATATATCTAAGTCCTAGGTAGCGAGAGGCGATTGCATACATTTGATTGAAATGAACATCAGGAAATTCTATGCTTTTAGCAGCCAATAACCCTCTATATTCCTCAATTTGTTCCGAGGTACCACAACGCAGAGGGATATCTAGAAATAAAGAGCCATATCTTGCTTCTTCCCAATCAATAAAGATTACATCAGTATTGTTCTGTACCAACACATTTCCTGGATTAAGGTCGTTATGAATTAATGTTCGGCTGTTCTCATCATTTATTACGTATTGTATATCCTCGAATATCGTATTAGCCACAGCTTCCACTAAGGGTATGTATTCCCCGAAGACGTCTATAAACTGTTCGTTCCCCTTAGCTGCTTGCCATTGAGGTTTCCACCGCTCGTATATCATCTTTTCAATATGGAAGCTGTCTACTTCAGGTAACCATGAAAGTTCTTTCCTTTGACCAAAGTTAGAGATGTGAATGTGCGATAGGGCATTCGTTTCACTTTTCTGAAGCAACCTAATATTTATGTTTCTATAGTCCGTTTGATAATCAACATCCTGTATACAAATAAGAGACCTCTCATCTACTTCAGAACCATATGACAAAGAAAAAGGCGCACTTACTTTTTGTGAGTAAAGCCTTGTCAGTACCTGCCGTTCTATCCTGGTTGCATGTTTTGAAACAAGAGACAACTTCGATGTTTCGTCAAGTATCTTTATTAGTACACTATGGCGCATTAACTCAACTGCTTGTATGCCCATATTAATAGGCGTGCTTTCAATGCTTAAAACTTCTGCTTTAGGATCTATAAATTTTTTTACAGTCCCTTGTACCAATTTTAGGAGATTATTATTTATTAACGTCAAGTCACTCACCTAATCCTATGATATTTTACCGAATTATACCATAATTCTAAGCTTCAGTATGAGAAGAGTTTTAGACCGTTTGTTCCACTAAACTGCCAGTTAGCGCAGCAAGGCTGCCAATCGTGCTGGCAGCCTTGTTATAGTTGAACCATCGTGTCCCGTTAGCGTAATCATGTGTCGCTTATCGGTACATTTGAACAAACCACATCTTAAAACCGTGCTTTTCGTAGAAACCAACGATTTTCTGCCATTGCTTACTCGCGGAATACACTGTGGAACGAGTAATACCACTGTTTTCAGCGGTTTGGAGCAGTTTAACAACCATCGCATGACCCACATAAAAATGGATACTTATGGTCCTTTTTTACGTTATACTGCCCTTTAAGCAGTTAAGTACCAAAATTTCGCCCTACTTGTGGTATGGTTCTCCACGCTGTCTGTAACGGCAAGTTTTAAAGCCATCCCTTTTGGGATGGCTTTAATTGAG
The window above is part of the Paenibacillus sp. FSL K6-0276 genome. Proteins encoded here:
- a CDS encoding phosphotransferase; this encodes MTLINNNLLKLVQGTVKKFIDPKAEVLSIESTPINMGIQAVELMRHSVLIKILDETSKLSLVSKHATRIERQVLTRLYSQKVSAPFSLSYGSEVDERSLICIQDVDYQTDYRNINIRLLQKSETNALSHIHISNFGQRKELSWLPEVDSFHIEKMIYERWKPQWQAAKGNEQFIDVFGEYIPLVEAVANTIFEDIQYVINDENSRTLIHNDLNPGNVLVQNNTDVIFIDWEEARYGSLFLDIPLRCGTSEQIEEYRGLLAAKSIEFPDVHFNQMYAIASRYLGLRYMSWNLGAWTSNSHAKDDLKKYLDMVV
- a CDS encoding tyrosine-type recombinase/integrase produces the protein MKLSELWHLYEADKRIQGYSPRTLNAYVLQNKMLMTELGDPEIAEITLPMLKQYLAKQAERLKPSSLGHRIRFVRSLFRYAYEETYLTSNPSLKLREPKLDKRIPKFLVEEDVIHLKISCQSLRERALLELLYCTGCRVGEVERINIEDLNWENCSIVVNGKGSKQREVYFTIECKVWLRKYLTSRGDTCKALFVTDTNPTKRMAIPTIRWALKRLADRGEIETNVYPHRFRHTYACQLLDNGAPLDFIQGMLGHEKASTTQIYAQLRGERRREMYRRFF
- a CDS encoding transposase produces the protein MNPVIGLDISKEESHGQAFLERGKPFQGTFHFEHTRDGLANLLQVLSEVEFASKQRPLLILEATGHYQSPIVQFLEEHQYIYIVINPLISNRLRKSQLRKVKTDAADAYLLGELYYKEEFEPYKKEVCNFSICAILQDNMNLFQRCVYRLNYNSKLF
- a CDS encoding alpha/beta hydrolase: MVQPTLMIYGDRDTVQRSENLTKFVPNAEVVNLDCGHWIQQEKPEETNQAILRWLEEQNDAE
- a CDS encoding YafY family protein, giving the protein MDKVERLISIIMILLRKEIISTKEFSQLFNVSKRTILRDMETLSLSNIPIYSINGVKGGYGIMDEYKVDKRLLSSSDLQNILAALGGLEQILLTEEVERTIKKIEAMVSPLSLNRSIQLSFYEWEGRSEILETLKTCQTSILKKRLVSFDYTDKDGAVTNRMIEPYELHFRESSWYLKGFCLHRQGYRTFKLSRIDHITMDERAFHPRDDWSEQVHEANYLPEFVTIKAWISPSIKDQIIERYGRRSIEDHSSGFLLATIYVPQNRMGFQLLASFGTHLKVVEPKTYVEDFRNYLYQMMENYS
- a CDS encoding helix-turn-helix domain-containing protein, coding for MDKKEFIKLVNAKIKLIRIENDLSQDKMSEIIGLSKKTLVEIEKGRSTLTWAGAVCVATLFEHSEIIQMTFGDDVNEIIKTVAFTHYTNSPPKTLGGKVWWRQIRELNGYKIQQNVLFQHYRMLDKENGRICSSFELDEIEKRFTELIKSLE
- a CDS encoding YdeI/OmpD-associated family protein is translated as MAGTMGDVVFFNNQEEFNDWLEEHHAEASEIWVGYFGISTGRASLTWSASVDAALCFGWIDGIRKTIDKQSYKIRFTPRKVNSVWSAVNVKKVKALIQLGKMRPEGMHVFNNRTDAQGYSSEQRNVELAKEYEEQIKANQTAWLFFTNLSPSYKRDSIWWVMSAKKEETRLRRLGILIASSEEGLKFQHCKKNITE
- a CDS encoding alpha/beta hydrolase → MFNPTDFPKPTLISVNGVELEVFEAGRQNLGKPIVLCHGWPEHAFSWRHQVPALVAAGYHVIVPNQRGYGNSSRPSVVTDYDIEHLSGDLIALLDHYEYEDATFVGHDWGAMIVWWLTLLHPNRVNKVINLSMPYQERGERPWIEFMEEILGGDYYFVHFNRQPGIADAVLEENTFQFLRNIYRKNEPPRAPQPGMAMINLARAETPLGEPIMSDSELAVFVSAFKSSGFTASINWYRNLDRNWRLLADVNPIIQQPALMIYGDRDVIPKFEKLTKFVPNVEVVNLNCGHWIQEEKPEETNQAILKWLEQWEM
- a CDS encoding class I SAM-dependent methyltransferase — encoded protein: MDKNSGYRTNVIGAGEVGVAFSVDMDKNVIHETNSLFWDTKGNDILGATALPLYGAFVSEEKCQLFGDVSGKKMLEIGCGSGQSLQYHGERKASELWGMDLSENQIEKTRQYLTACGLSAKLICSPMEEKCGIPEDYFDFVYSIYAIGWTTDLEGTFCRIASYLKKDGVFIFSWSHPIHKCVVAENDMLVFKKCYFDESWYSVSLDESTLTLSDRKLSTYVNALSKAGFVIEEMIEQSDDEIMQSRDDNDDFAIKAKMLPVTFVIKARKL